ATAACGTTGCCACCTGTAATAAACTCTTTAAATTCTTTAAGCATAATTTTAAATTTTATAATTCTTGGTTAATAATTATTTAGACCACAATATAGTTAAAAAGTCACAAAATAAATTGAAACAAAATATTTAACCTGAGATAATTTCTCGCTTTACGCGCTGTGAGATACTCGTAATCAGCTCATAAGAAATAGTGTTTGCCGTTTGCGCTAAGGTTTCTGCCGTAGAATTAGCATCAAAAACAATAACCTCATCACCCTCACTACAATCTATATCGGTAATATCTACCATAATCATGTCCATACAAACATTACCAATTATGGGTGCTTTTTTATTGTTTATAGTAACAAAACCTTTCCCGTTTCCATAAATTCTACCAATACCATCGGCATGACCAATAGGTAAGGTTGCGGTTTTTAAAACCGATTCGCTTTTAAACGCTCGATTATAACCAACTGTTTCGCCTTTTTTTAATTCATGGGTTTGCGAAATCACTGTTTTTAAGGTTGCAATAGGTTCAAAGTTTACATTTTCTTCTTCGGAATTTCCAAAACCGTATAAGCCTATACCGCTACGTACCATATTAAACTGCGCTTCTGGATAATTTAAAATTCCTGAAGTATTACAAATATGAAGCATAGGCTTGTAGCCAAACATGTCTTCAAAATTAGTGGCAATATCTTTAAAAGCTTCTATTTGATTTAGCGTGAACGCTTTCTCTTCCAAATCTTCACTAGCCGCTAAATGCGAAAAGATAGATTTTACATGAATAACTTTGGTTTCACCTATAGTATTATGAATAGTTTCTACATCGCCTTGCCAAAACCCTAATCTATTTAAACCCGTATTAAACTTGACGTGAATAGGATAGTTTTGTTTTTTTTCCGCGGAAGCGATTTCAATAAATTCTTTAAGTATTTTTAAATTGTAAATACTAGGTTCTAAATTATTTTCTAGTAAAACTTTGAAATTTACCGTTTGCGGATGCAGTACCAAAATAGGCTTTGTTATCCCTGCTTTTCGTAATGCCACACCTTCATCTATATAAGCTACAGCAAAATAATCGGCCCCAATAGTTTCTAAATAATTTGCGATTTTAGAAGCTTCATTACCATAAGCAAACGCTTTAACAACGGCTAAAAATAGCGTATCGTTATTAAGTCTCGATTTTAAATACTCAAAATTATGTTTTAGTTTTTTTAAATCGATTTCAAGCACAGTTTCTCTTGCTTTAAGCATCGGAATCTTTTGTTTTAGATTCAACCTCCTCTTCATCTTTCACTTGCATATTGCGCACTTTATCGCGCTCCATAGCTTTGTAATAAGCTGCTCTGCTTAAAGGTTCGTACTCTTCCACTTCACCTAAAAGCACCAAACTATCGCTTTTCGCTTTACGGTAACTGTATTGAGCTAAATTCCCTGTGCGGGTACAAACAGCGTGAACTTTAGTAACATAATCGGCTGTTGCCATTAAGTTTGGCATAGGCCCAAAGGGATTCCCTTTAAAATCCATATCCAATCCGGCAACAATTACACGAACGCCTTTGTTAGCCAAATCGTTACAAACACGAACAATTTCATCATCGAAAAACTGAGCTTCATCTATACCAACCACATCACAACCATCGGCCAAAATAGGGATGTTTGCTGCTGCTGGAACAGGTGTAGAACGAATTTCGTTAGAGTCGTGAGACACAACCATTTCCTCGTCGTAACGCGTATCTAAGGCTGGTTTAAAAATCTCAACGCGTTGCCTTGCGAACTGTGCACGTTTAAGTCTACGGATGAGTTCTTCGGTTTTTCCCGAAAACATCGAGCCGCATATGACTTCAATCCATCCAAATTGTTCTTTATGATTTACCGTATTTTCAAGAAACATTTCGTAATTTTAACACTAAAATTGGTTTGTATAAAGGTGACGCAAATTTATTAAAAATCAAACGCCTTAATACCTTTAAATTTTAAATTTATAAACAATGAAGAAGAAATTAGAATCTGAACTTGTAAGTATAGCTCATAGAATTCTGAAACTGAAAGGTAAAGAAGATGTAATTAAAATGCATACCGAAGCAAAAGAGTTGTTTGAAAAGCTATCGGTTTTAAAGTTTGCTCAGGAAAATTTTGAAGATAATATCCCGAGTATAGGTAACGACTCGTCGTTTTTTAGCATGCTCGACACGGCCTTTAACAATAAAATTAGTGATAATATTGAGCATGACGACACGATTTACACCAATTTAGAAGATAACCAAAACGAGCCCATTACCGAGCCTTTAATGGAAACTATTAAAGACATGGTAGCGCAAATGCCGCATGAAACACAACAAGTAGACGATTTGTTTGAAAAAGCAGAACCTAAAACACCTATTATAAAACATAACTTAGAAGACCTAACTCTAGGCTTTGAAGAAACGCCTATTTTTGAACCTGTAAAGAAAAATGAAAACGCTGTTTTAAATGATAAAAAATCGCTTAACGATAAACTTAAATCTGGTGGTTTAAAAATAGGTTTAAATGATAAAATAGCCTTCATTAAACATTTATTTGATGGTCAAAATGAAGATTACGATCGCGTTATTTCCCAATTAAACACCTTTCTTTCTTTCAATAATGCCAAGGATTTTATTGAAACTATGGTAAAACCAGACTATAATAACTGGAACGGTAAAGAGGAATTTGAAACCCGCTTTATGGAAATTATTGAAGCTAAATTTGAATAATGAGTAAACTTTATATAGTACCAACACCTATTGGCAACTTAAAAGACATCACCTTTAGAGCTGTTGAGGTTTTAAAAGATGTCGATTTAATTTTAGCAGAAGATACCCGAACCTCAGGAAAACTCTTAAAGCATTTTGAAATTTCGACCCACATGCAAAGCCACCATATGCATAACGAGCATAAAACGGTTGAGAATATTATTCAGAAATTAAAAAGTGGAACAACCGTAGCTTTAATTAGCGATGCCGGAACACCTGCTATTTCCGATCCCGGCTTTCTATTATCTCGCGCTTGTATTGAAAACGGTATTGAAGTAGATTGCCTACCGGGTGCCACAGCATTTGTTCCTGCATTAGTAAATTCTGGACTACCCAATGATAAATTTATATTCGAAGGGTTTTTACCAGTAAAAAAAGGGCGCCAAACACGTTTACTACTTTTAGCTGAAGAAACTCGGACCATGATATTTTACGAAAGTCCGCATAAATTAATTAAGACGTTAGGACATTTTTGTGAGTATTTTGGAAAAGACCGAGAGGTTTCTGTCTCTCGAGAACTTACAAAACTATACGAGGAAACTATTCGTGGTACCGCAAAACAAGTATTAGAACATTATACCAACAAGCCACCAAAAGGTGAAATTGTAATTATTGTTGGAGGAAAAAAGAAATAAAAAAATGACATTAGATTTATTTAAAAGTACATTAAAAAACACACCGGAAACCATTGCTTTTTCAGATACCATAAACACTCTTGAAGCAAAATACAATTTTACACCAACCGCTTTTACAAATGGTGAATTAGCAAATGCTGCAGGTGAAAACTCTGGCTCTTGTAAATTATTTGCCTTTGCCAAAAACGAAGGTTTTACAAAAGAAGAAACTCTTGCTTGTTTTGGTCAATACTATTTTGAAGATGTATTAAAAGATCCTAACGGAGACGGACACCAAAACATTAGAAACTTCATGAAAACCGGTTTTGACGGATTAGCTTTTGAAGGCAACGCATTAACCGAAAAATAATAGGTCTCCACTCTCGATAAAAACTCATAAATGCAAATACAATTAAAGGCTTACAACCTAAAACTTAAACATACATTCACCATTTCTAGAGAGTCTCACGACATTCAACCTAGCTTAATTGCTTGCCTTACCCTAAACGGAAAAACAGGCTATGGTGAAGCAACATCTAACCCATATTACAACATTACTGTTGAAAGCA
The window above is part of the Algibacter sp. L3A6 genome. Proteins encoded here:
- the rsmI gene encoding 16S rRNA (cytidine(1402)-2'-O)-methyltransferase, translating into MSKLYIVPTPIGNLKDITFRAVEVLKDVDLILAEDTRTSGKLLKHFEISTHMQSHHMHNEHKTVENIIQKLKSGTTVALISDAGTPAISDPGFLLSRACIENGIEVDCLPGATAFVPALVNSGLPNDKFIFEGFLPVKKGRQTRLLLLAEETRTMIFYESPHKLIKTLGHFCEYFGKDREVSVSRELTKLYEETIRGTAKQVLEHYTNKPPKGEIVIIVGGKKK
- a CDS encoding HopJ type III effector protein produces the protein MTLDLFKSTLKNTPETIAFSDTINTLEAKYNFTPTAFTNGELANAAGENSGSCKLFAFAKNEGFTKEETLACFGQYYFEDVLKDPNGDGHQNIRNFMKTGFDGLAFEGNALTEK
- a CDS encoding thymidine kinase, with the protein product MFLENTVNHKEQFGWIEVICGSMFSGKTEELIRRLKRAQFARQRVEIFKPALDTRYDEEMVVSHDSNEIRSTPVPAAANIPILADGCDVVGIDEAQFFDDEIVRVCNDLANKGVRVIVAGLDMDFKGNPFGPMPNLMATADYVTKVHAVCTRTGNLAQYSYRKAKSDSLVLLGEVEEYEPLSRAAYYKAMERDKVRNMQVKDEEEVESKTKDSDA
- the alr gene encoding alanine racemase; this encodes MLKARETVLEIDLKKLKHNFEYLKSRLNNDTLFLAVVKAFAYGNEASKIANYLETIGADYFAVAYIDEGVALRKAGITKPILVLHPQTVNFKVLLENNLEPSIYNLKILKEFIEIASAEKKQNYPIHVKFNTGLNRLGFWQGDVETIHNTIGETKVIHVKSIFSHLAASEDLEEKAFTLNQIEAFKDIATNFEDMFGYKPMLHICNTSGILNYPEAQFNMVRSGIGLYGFGNSEEENVNFEPIATLKTVISQTHELKKGETVGYNRAFKSESVLKTATLPIGHADGIGRIYGNGKGFVTINNKKAPIIGNVCMDMIMVDITDIDCSEGDEVIVFDANSTAETLAQTANTISYELITSISQRVKREIISG